In one window of Pseudooceanicola aestuarii DNA:
- a CDS encoding ketopantoate reductase family protein — MRVVVYGVGAIGGTLAAALADAGFPVIGIARGRQLDAIRKDGLTLRSPDRVIHARFDCVAAPSDIDFAPDDAILLTMKSQDTMAALQDLRAAGVDNQPIFCAQNGVANEAMAARIFPNVHGICVMMPSSFVEPGQVVCSATPKLGMFDIGRYPSGHDHADTALATALDAAGVKSFVQDCVMDSKYGKLLLNLNNIIDAALGAGVATGDLSDRIRDEGRQVLRAAGIPWREVGGSDPRRKEFVQQRPVDGAARVGTSTSQSLARGTGSVETDFLNGEIALIARQAGIAAPMNAAAQRLSARLVRDGAQPGAMSLAALTGLLTAE; from the coding sequence ATGCGGGTCGTCGTTTATGGCGTAGGGGCGATCGGCGGCACATTGGCCGCGGCGCTGGCGGATGCGGGCTTTCCCGTCATCGGCATCGCGCGGGGCCGGCAGCTGGACGCGATCCGCAAAGACGGGCTGACACTGCGCAGCCCGGATCGGGTGATCCACGCCCGGTTCGATTGCGTTGCCGCCCCGTCCGACATCGACTTTGCCCCCGATGACGCGATCCTGCTGACCATGAAGTCGCAGGACACCATGGCCGCGTTGCAGGATCTGCGCGCCGCCGGGGTCGACAATCAGCCGATCTTCTGCGCCCAGAATGGTGTCGCGAACGAGGCGATGGCCGCGCGGATCTTTCCCAATGTGCACGGGATCTGCGTGATGATGCCCTCCTCCTTCGTGGAGCCGGGGCAGGTCGTGTGCAGCGCCACGCCGAAACTGGGGATGTTTGACATCGGCCGCTACCCCTCGGGGCATGATCACGCCGACACGGCTCTGGCCACGGCGCTGGATGCGGCCGGGGTGAAAAGCTTTGTCCAGGATTGTGTGATGGACAGCAAGTATGGCAAGCTGTTGCTGAACCTCAACAATATCATCGACGCTGCCCTGGGCGCCGGGGTGGCGACGGGCGATCTGTCCGACCGCATCCGCGACGAGGGGCGGCAGGTGCTGCGTGCGGCGGGCATCCCCTGGCGGGAGGTCGGCGGCAGCGATCCGCGTCGCAAGGAATTCGTGCAGCAACGTCCGGTGGATGGCGCCGCGCGGGTCGGTACCTCCACCTCGCAGAGCCTGGCGCGAGGCACCGGCTCGGTCGAGACGGACTTCCTGAATGGCGAGATTGCGCTGATCGCCCGCCAGGCCGGGATCGCCGCGCCGATGAACGCCGCCGCGCAACGCCTGTCCGCCCGTCTGGTCCGGGACGGGGCGCAACCTGGCGCGATGTCCCTTGCCGCGCTAACGGGGCTTCTGACGGCGGAGTGA
- a CDS encoding nucleotidyltransferase family protein: protein MRDIPGGLMLFAAGFGTRMRPLTDTRPKPLIRVAGQALIDHALAQTAGMTGLRIAANAHYRADQIVAHLSPRGIPVLVEQPKILDTGGGLRHALPQLGDGPVFTMNTDAVWSGPSPLELLAQAWDGARMDALLLGIPPQNAVGHGGQGDFISAPQGRVRRGSGLIYSGAQIIRTDLLHDMPPGAFSLNLLWDRMIAADRLRLLPYPGRWCDVGHPGGISLAEEMLNDV from the coding sequence ATGCGGGACATTCCGGGCGGATTGATGCTGTTCGCGGCCGGCTTCGGCACGCGGATGCGACCACTGACCGACACGCGGCCCAAACCCCTGATCCGGGTGGCCGGGCAGGCGCTGATCGACCATGCCCTGGCCCAGACCGCCGGGATGACGGGGCTGCGCATCGCGGCGAATGCCCATTACCGCGCTGACCAGATCGTCGCCCACCTGTCGCCGCGCGGCATCCCCGTGCTGGTCGAACAGCCCAAGATCCTGGATACCGGCGGCGGCTTGCGCCATGCCTTGCCGCAACTGGGGGATGGTCCGGTCTTTACCATGAACACGGACGCGGTCTGGTCCGGCCCCTCCCCGCTGGAATTGCTGGCGCAGGCTTGGGACGGCGCACGAATGGATGCGCTGCTGCTGGGTATTCCGCCCCAGAACGCTGTGGGTCATGGCGGGCAGGGGGATTTCATCTCTGCTCCGCAGGGGCGGGTGCGGCGTGGGTCGGGGCTGATCTATTCCGGGGCGCAGATCATCCGCACCGACCTGTTGCACGACATGCCGCCCGGTGCCTTTTCCCTGAACCTGCTGTGGGACCGGATGATCGCGGCGGATCGGCTGCGGCTGTTGCCCTATCCCGGGCGCTGGTGCGATGTCGGCCATCCCGGCGGCATTTCCCTGGCGGAGGAGATGCTGAACGATGTTTGA
- a CDS encoding PAS-domain containing protein, whose product MSGYNLHELILVLVASSILTVICVAGILIFGGRNFGGGTAPTRPVSERMVLFRFNGPRLVIVPEDWAGTLAHPTGADDWSRLADLLRPRFPDLPATPADVPEEEVIDLRARLPTDQARLCIDRDGDVVSLYFREAAPITPLDSHRMRLREISVMDSRAQLDNLPFPVWQTDAQGQVHWRNAEYQQLETVMHDRDQPPLMDGPEQTLPDPRRARARLYRTPLDPRGQQSGKTYDVIGTPGPQGWHYAAQDVTAQIRAEGTQQNFVQTLTKTFAQLDTGLAIFSRERELMLFNPALVDLTTLSADFMASRPTFTDVFDRLRDKQIMPEPKNYSSWREHLRSLASAAAKGTYEDRWSLPSGATYRVIGRPHPNGALAFLVDDITAEVTLTRQFRQQMTLSQSVLDAMADAIAVFAADGTMGYCNDAFLQLWDVPQPVDGPVITLRAMLDVWRDHCRTPEVLTELVSRMHSLTIRSDWSGTVVGDSGNEIRVRLIPLSGGAAMVTFTVAEQVLEDGSVHHLPEPVRAEHS is encoded by the coding sequence ATGAGTGGCTATAATCTTCATGAACTGATCCTCGTCCTTGTCGCCAGCTCCATTCTGACGGTGATATGCGTGGCGGGCATCCTGATCTTCGGCGGCCGGAACTTTGGTGGCGGGACCGCTCCGACGCGGCCGGTGTCCGAACGCATGGTCCTGTTCCGGTTCAACGGTCCGCGACTTGTCATCGTGCCGGAAGATTGGGCCGGAACCCTGGCCCACCCGACCGGCGCCGACGATTGGTCCCGGCTGGCCGATCTGCTGCGCCCCCGGTTTCCCGATCTGCCCGCCACCCCCGCCGACGTTCCGGAGGAAGAGGTGATCGACCTGCGCGCCCGGCTGCCCACCGACCAGGCGCGCCTGTGCATCGACCGGGATGGCGACGTGGTCAGCCTGTATTTCCGCGAAGCCGCGCCGATCACCCCGCTGGACTCGCATCGGATGCGGCTCAGAGAGATCTCCGTGATGGACAGCCGCGCGCAGCTGGACAATCTGCCGTTTCCTGTCTGGCAGACGGATGCTCAGGGCCAGGTACATTGGCGCAACGCGGAATATCAGCAACTGGAAACCGTGATGCACGATCGCGACCAACCGCCGCTGATGGATGGCCCCGAACAAACGCTGCCCGATCCGCGCCGGGCGCGGGCCCGTCTCTACCGGACGCCGCTGGATCCGCGCGGTCAGCAATCCGGAAAGACCTACGACGTGATCGGCACCCCGGGACCGCAAGGCTGGCACTACGCCGCGCAGGACGTGACAGCCCAGATCCGGGCGGAGGGGACGCAACAGAATTTCGTTCAGACCCTGACGAAAACCTTTGCCCAGCTGGATACCGGGTTGGCGATCTTCAGCCGGGAGCGGGAGCTGATGCTGTTCAACCCCGCACTGGTCGACTTGACCACGCTGTCGGCGGATTTCATGGCCTCCCGCCCGACCTTTACCGATGTGTTTGACCGGCTGCGGGACAAGCAGATCATGCCGGAGCCGAAGAATTATTCCAGCTGGCGGGAGCATCTCCGCTCTCTCGCCAGCGCGGCGGCCAAGGGCACCTACGAGGACCGGTGGAGCCTTCCGAGCGGCGCCACCTACCGGGTCATCGGACGCCCGCATCCGAACGGGGCGCTGGCCTTTCTGGTCGATGACATCACCGCAGAGGTCACACTGACCCGCCAGTTCCGCCAGCAGATGACCCTCAGCCAATCGGTACTGGACGCCATGGCCGACGCCATCGCCGTCTTTGCCGCAGATGGCACGATGGGATATTGCAACGACGCCTTCCTGCAATTGTGGGACGTGCCGCAACCGGTGGACGGACCGGTCATCACCCTGCGCGCCATGCTGGACGTCTGGCGCGACCATTGTCGCACGCCCGAGGTACTGACCGAACTGGTGTCCCGGATGCATTCCCTGACAATCCGGTCGGATTGGTCGGGCACCGTCGTCGGCGACTCGGGCAACGAAATCCGGGTCCGCCTGATCCCGCTGTCGGGCGGTGCCGCGATGGTCACCTTTACCGTGGCAGAGCAGGTGCTGGAGGACGGGTCGGTGCATCACCTGCCGGAACCTGTCCGCGCCGAACATTCATAG
- a CDS encoding HD domain-containing protein yields MAQARAWQRMLSGRRLDLLDPTPVDIEIEDIAHGLAFVARWNGQTRGDFPYSVAEHSLLVEAIFGRLHPRAGATARLTALLHDAPEYVIGDMISPVKAAVGPDYGKLDDRLSAAIHIRFGLPALTPKRLKQQIKKADRVSAWMEATQIAGFTESEATKFFGRPDGALIAGLDISLRAPVAVREDFTARHAALLEQLP; encoded by the coding sequence ATGGCACAGGCGCGGGCATGGCAGCGGATGCTTTCGGGGCGCAGGCTGGACCTGTTGGACCCGACCCCGGTGGATATCGAGATCGAGGATATCGCCCACGGGCTGGCCTTTGTCGCGCGATGGAACGGGCAGACGCGCGGCGATTTCCCCTATTCCGTGGCCGAACATTCCCTTCTGGTGGAGGCGATCTTTGGCCGGCTGCACCCCCGCGCGGGCGCGACGGCCCGGTTGACGGCGCTGCTGCATGACGCGCCGGAATACGTGATCGGCGACATGATTTCCCCGGTCAAGGCCGCCGTCGGTCCCGATTACGGCAAGTTGGACGACCGGCTGTCGGCGGCGATCCACATCCGGTTCGGCCTCCCGGCCCTGACGCCCAAGCGGCTGAAACAACAGATCAAGAAGGCCGACAGGGTCAGCGCCTGGATGGAGGCGACGCAAATCGCCGGCTTCACCGAAAGCGAGGCGACGAAATTCTTCGGCCGGCCCGATGGTGCGCTGATCGCGGGGCTGGATATCTCCCTGCGGGCTCCGGTGGCGGTGCGGGAGGATTTCACTGCGCGACATGCCGCACTGCTGGAGCAATTGCCATGA
- a CDS encoding aminoglycoside phosphotransferase family protein: protein MREAAKHDFLTQAGWGTARVTRLAGDASLRSYDRLLAADGGTAVLMDAPPNTGEDTRPFVRIAEFLTSRGLSAPRILARDSARGFLLLEDLGDDLLARVVAADPEREMPLYAAATDALAHLHSAPPPDGLKPYGPDLMAEMACLPHDWYLRDPAPGDRVAFGALVRETIHRVAGPPSVLVLRDYHAENLLWLPDRTGPARIGQLDFQDAMLGYPAYDLVSLLQDARRDVSPAVEAAMIDRYIATTGVDAQRFRESYWLMGVQRALRLYGVFPRLSLKYGKPHYVEFLPRVHFYLERCLDRGGFDDLIAAVRARFAAPTPERLTELKDKCGTFRAD from the coding sequence ATGCGTGAGGCCGCGAAACACGACTTCCTGACGCAGGCGGGTTGGGGCACGGCGCGGGTGACGCGGCTGGCCGGCGATGCCTCCCTGCGCAGCTATGACCGACTGCTCGCGGCCGATGGCGGCACCGCCGTACTGATGGACGCCCCGCCAAACACCGGCGAGGACACCCGGCCCTTCGTGCGGATCGCGGAATTCCTGACGAGCCGCGGGCTGTCGGCGCCGCGGATCCTGGCCCGGGACAGCGCGCGCGGGTTCCTGTTGCTGGAGGATCTGGGCGATGACCTGCTGGCCCGCGTGGTGGCCGCCGATCCGGAGCGTGAAATGCCGCTCTATGCGGCCGCGACGGACGCGCTGGCCCATTTGCACAGCGCCCCGCCGCCTGACGGGCTGAAGCCCTATGGCCCTGATCTCATGGCGGAAATGGCCTGTCTTCCGCATGATTGGTACCTGCGCGACCCCGCGCCGGGGGACCGCGTGGCCTTTGGCGCGCTGGTCCGCGAGACGATCCACCGCGTCGCCGGTCCGCCCTCGGTCCTCGTGCTGCGTGACTACCACGCGGAAAACCTGCTGTGGCTGCCCGATCGCACCGGACCCGCCCGCATCGGCCAGCTGGATTTCCAGGACGCGATGCTCGGCTACCCGGCCTATGACCTGGTGTCGCTGCTACAGGACGCTCGCCGCGACGTCTCCCCGGCGGTGGAGGCGGCGATGATCGACCGCTACATTGCGACGACCGGCGTCGATGCGCAAAGGTTTCGCGAAAGTTACTGGCTGATGGGCGTGCAACGGGCCCTGCGCCTCTACGGCGTGTTCCCGCGCCTGTCGCTGAAATACGGCAAGCCGCATTACGTCGAGTTCCTGCCGCGCGTACATTTCTATCTTGAGCGCTGCCTGGACCGGGGCGGGTTCGACGACCTGATCGCGGCGGTGCGCGCCAGGTTTGCCGCCCCCACCCCGGAACGATTGACGGAGCTGAAAGACAAATGCGGGACATTCCGGGCGGATTGA
- a CDS encoding DUF1761 domain-containing protein: protein MGLIAVIVAAAAGFGMGAAWYMTLANPWMAAAGIARGPDGKPAEGDSPLPYVVSAIAMILVAGMMRHMFAMAGITGAGKGLVSGLGIGLFFIAPWIAMNTAYAGRPAKLALIDGGYAVAGCGVIGLVLGLFA, encoded by the coding sequence ATGGGTTTGATCGCAGTGATTGTCGCGGCAGCGGCGGGATTCGGAATGGGCGCGGCCTGGTACATGACATTGGCCAATCCGTGGATGGCGGCGGCGGGAATTGCGCGCGGTCCGGATGGCAAACCGGCGGAAGGGGACAGCCCCTTGCCCTATGTCGTCTCGGCCATCGCGATGATCCTGGTGGCCGGGATGATGCGGCACATGTTCGCCATGGCAGGCATCACCGGCGCCGGAAAGGGGCTGGTGTCCGGCCTGGGCATCGGTCTGTTCTTCATCGCGCCCTGGATCGCGATGAACACCGCCTATGCCGGGCGCCCGGCCAAGCTGGCATTGATCGACGGCGGCTATGCGGTTGCGGGCTGTGGCGTGATCGGCCTGGTTCTGGGCCTGTTCGCCTGA
- the regB gene encoding sensor histidine kinase RegB yields the protein MAETDFPVIKGRDRGNWIRLRTMILLRWGAVCGQFTALMVAGEVYHLQLAYGLCFFVVGISVIGNLVAQVIFPENKRLSEAENLLMVMFDLVQLAVLLYLTGGLHNPFSILIVGPVTVSAAALSARSSMFVGSSAIVICTLLTQFYLPLQTEAGAILRMADVFVFGNWLAIVIAVIFMGIYSRWIATEMHAMSDALQATQMALAREQKLTDLGGVVAAAAHELGTPLATIKLASAELAEELDDRPELKEDALLIRGQADRCRDILRSMGRAGKDDPHLRHAPLTAVVEEAAEPHMNRGKRIRFETATGTPEAEAPPAILRRPEVIHGLRNLVQNAVDFARADVWIETGWNDRMISVRIMDDGRGYPPNIFGRIGDPFVRRRRAHLDRSARPEYEGMGLGLFIAKTLLERTGAELSFANGHDRTDPPSDQAERQGAIVAVTWPRRVIAAQDAADRAALGENRPIAV from the coding sequence ATGGCCGAGACAGATTTCCCCGTCATCAAGGGCCGCGATCGCGGCAACTGGATCCGCTTGCGCACGATGATCCTGCTGCGGTGGGGCGCCGTTTGCGGCCAGTTCACCGCTCTGATGGTCGCGGGCGAGGTCTACCATCTGCAACTGGCCTATGGCCTGTGCTTCTTTGTCGTGGGGATTTCCGTCATCGGCAACCTGGTGGCGCAGGTCATCTTTCCCGAGAACAAGCGCCTGTCGGAGGCGGAAAACCTGCTGATGGTCATGTTCGACCTGGTGCAGCTTGCGGTGCTCTTGTACCTGACCGGCGGACTGCACAATCCGTTCTCCATACTGATCGTGGGGCCGGTCACGGTTTCGGCGGCGGCGCTGTCGGCGCGATCCTCGATGTTTGTCGGCTCTTCGGCGATCGTGATCTGTACGCTGCTGACGCAGTTCTACCTGCCGCTGCAGACCGAGGCCGGCGCGATATTGCGGATGGCCGATGTTTTCGTCTTCGGCAATTGGCTGGCCATCGTCATCGCGGTCATCTTCATGGGGATCTATTCGCGCTGGATCGCGACAGAGATGCACGCCATGTCCGACGCCCTCCAAGCGACCCAGATGGCCCTGGCCCGAGAACAGAAGCTGACCGATCTGGGCGGCGTGGTGGCCGCCGCCGCGCATGAGCTGGGAACACCGCTGGCGACGATCAAACTTGCCTCGGCCGAGCTGGCAGAGGAACTGGATGACAGGCCAGAGCTGAAGGAAGATGCCCTGCTGATCCGGGGTCAGGCCGACCGCTGCCGCGATATCCTGCGTTCCATGGGGCGGGCGGGAAAGGACGACCCCCACCTGCGCCATGCCCCCCTGACCGCCGTGGTGGAGGAAGCCGCGGAACCCCACATGAACCGGGGCAAACGCATTCGTTTCGAGACCGCAACCGGCACCCCCGAAGCAGAGGCCCCGCCCGCCATCCTGCGCCGGCCCGAGGTCATACATGGCCTGCGCAACCTGGTTCAGAACGCCGTGGATTTCGCGCGCGCCGACGTCTGGATCGAAACCGGCTGGAACGACCGCATGATTTCCGTGCGGATCATGGATGACGGCCGTGGCTATCCGCCGAACATCTTCGGTCGGATCGGCGACCCCTTCGTGCGCCGCAGGCGGGCGCATCTGGACCGCTCCGCCCGACCGGAATACGAGGGGATGGGCCTGGGTCTGTTCATCGCCAAGACGCTGCTGGAACGGACCGGGGCAGAGCTGAGCTTTGCCAACGGACACGACCGTACGGACCCGCCGTCCGACCAGGCCGAACGCCAGGGCGCCATCGTCGCCGTAACCTGGCCCCGCCGCGTGATCGCCGCGCAGGACGCCGCGGACCGGGCCGCCCTGGGTGAAAATCGCCCGATTGCCGTCTGA
- the tsaE gene encoding tRNA (adenosine(37)-N6)-threonylcarbamoyltransferase complex ATPase subunit type 1 TsaE, producing MCRTTLQIDLPDATATCDLARRIAPRLRPGDCLLLVGDVGAGKTHFARCLIRTLLTEAEDIPSPTFTLVQEYDGHSGAIWHADLYRLTDPAEVIELGLEDAFRTAICLVEWPDRLGDLAPADAMTLTLRPPPGDPDARQLTLTAPHRYTPLLKELTRHA from the coding sequence ATGTGCCGAACGACCCTTCAGATCGACCTGCCGGATGCAACGGCCACCTGCGACCTGGCCCGCCGCATCGCGCCGCGTCTGCGCCCTGGCGATTGCCTGCTGCTGGTTGGGGATGTCGGCGCCGGGAAAACCCATTTCGCCCGCTGCCTGATCCGCACCCTGCTGACGGAAGCGGAGGACATCCCCTCACCCACCTTCACGCTGGTGCAGGAATACGACGGGCACAGTGGCGCGATCTGGCACGCGGATCTCTACCGCCTGACCGACCCGGCGGAGGTCATCGAACTGGGGCTGGAAGACGCCTTTCGCACCGCCATCTGCCTGGTGGAATGGCCCGACCGGCTGGGCGATCTGGCCCCGGCCGACGCCATGACCCTGACCTTGCGCCCCCCCCCCGGCGACCCGGACGCCCGGCAGCTGACCCTGACGGCACCGCACCGATACACCCCCCTGCTGAAGGAGCTGACCCGCCATGCGTGA
- a CDS encoding DUF2853 family protein: protein MGKRDDLIAKYAEDLKTKCGMTPDMDLLTKVTIGCGPSIYNDDASTVASSQPAELETVKTNFLIKKLGLSDGPELMSGIDAVIETYGKSERNKYRAVVYYMLTKHFGKESVYG, encoded by the coding sequence ATGGGCAAGCGTGACGATCTGATCGCCAAATACGCCGAAGATCTGAAAACCAAGTGCGGCATGACGCCGGACATGGATCTGTTGACGAAAGTGACGATCGGCTGCGGCCCGTCGATCTACAACGACGACGCCTCCACCGTGGCGTCCAGCCAGCCGGCGGAGCTGGAGACGGTCAAGACCAATTTCCTGATCAAGAAGCTGGGGCTGAGCGACGGGCCCGAACTGATGTCCGGCATCGACGCGGTGATCGAAACCTACGGCAAGTCCGAGCGGAACAAGTATCGCGCCGTCGTCTACTACATGCTGACCAAACATTTCGGCAAGGAAAGCGTCTACGGCTGA
- the ahcY gene encoding adenosylhomocysteinase — MAADYIVKDIALAAFGRKELDIAETEMPGLMALRDEYGTAKPLSGARIVGSLHMTIQTAVLIETLVALGADVRWASCNIFSTQDHAAAAIAEAGVPVFAIKGQTLTEHWDYLDRSFQFADGPNLILDDGGDATLYILLGARIEGGEDFGVPTSEEEEAIQAQIKARMAQSPGWFTKMRDQIKGVSEETTTGVHRLYELVRDGRLPFPAINVNDSVTKSKFDNKYGCKESLVDGIRRATDTMMAGKVAVVCGYGDVGKGSAASLRGAGARVKVTEVDPICALQAAMDGFEVVTLEDVADSADIFITTTGNKDVIRIEHMRAMKDMAIVGNIGHFDNEIQVAHLKNHKWTNIKDQVDMIEMPSGNRIILLSEGRLLNLGNATGHPSFVMSASFTNQVLAQIELWTKGDEYDNQVYILPKHLDEKVARLHLDRIGVKLTKLAPEQASYIGVTPEGPFKPEHYRY, encoded by the coding sequence ATGGCCGCCGATTACATCGTCAAGGATATTGCCCTCGCCGCCTTTGGCCGCAAGGAACTGGACATCGCCGAGACGGAGATGCCCGGCCTGATGGCCCTGCGCGACGAATACGGCACGGCCAAGCCGCTGTCGGGCGCGCGCATCGTCGGGTCGCTGCACATGACGATCCAGACCGCCGTCCTGATCGAAACTCTGGTGGCGCTGGGCGCCGACGTGCGCTGGGCTTCGTGCAACATCTTCTCCACCCAGGACCACGCCGCCGCCGCGATTGCCGAGGCGGGCGTTCCGGTCTTTGCCATCAAGGGCCAGACCCTGACGGAACATTGGGACTATCTGGACCGGTCTTTCCAGTTTGCCGACGGGCCGAACCTGATCCTGGACGATGGTGGCGACGCGACGCTGTACATCCTGCTGGGCGCCCGGATCGAGGGCGGCGAAGATTTCGGCGTCCCCACCTCCGAGGAGGAAGAGGCGATTCAGGCCCAGATCAAGGCCCGTATGGCACAAAGTCCCGGTTGGTTCACCAAGATGCGCGATCAGATCAAGGGCGTGTCGGAGGAAACCACCACCGGCGTGCATCGCCTGTACGAGCTGGTCCGCGACGGCCGCCTGCCCTTCCCGGCGATCAACGTCAATGACAGCGTGACCAAGTCGAAATTCGACAACAAATACGGCTGCAAGGAATCGCTGGTGGACGGCATCCGCCGCGCCACCGATACGATGATGGCGGGCAAGGTCGCCGTGGTCTGCGGCTATGGCGATGTCGGCAAAGGCTCGGCCGCGTCGTTGCGTGGTGCCGGGGCGCGGGTCAAGGTGACGGAGGTCGATCCGATCTGTGCGCTTCAGGCCGCCATGGACGGGTTCGAGGTCGTGACGCTGGAAGACGTGGCCGACAGCGCCGACATCTTCATCACCACCACCGGCAACAAGGATGTCATCCGGATCGAGCATATGCGCGCGATGAAGGACATGGCCATCGTCGGCAACATCGGCCATTTCGACAACGAAATTCAGGTGGCCCACCTGAAGAACCACAAATGGACCAATATCAAGGACCAGGTGGACATGATCGAGATGCCCTCCGGCAATCGCATCATCCTGCTGTCCGAGGGACGGCTGCTGAACCTGGGCAATGCCACCGGCCATCCCAGCTTTGTCATGTCCGCCTCGTTCACCAACCAGGTGCTCGCCCAGATCGAGCTGTGGACCAAGGGCGATGAATACGACAACCAGGTCTACATCCTGCCCAAGCATCTGGACGAGAAGGTCGCCCGCCTGCATCTGGATCGTATCGGGGTGAAGCTGACGAAACTGGCGCCGGAACAGGCCTCCTATATCGGCGTCACGCCCGAAGGCCCGTTCAAGCCCGAACATTACCGCTACTGA
- a CDS encoding GNAT family N-acetyltransferase gives MIHIRRAGPLDARPMAELLNEIIAEGSTTAMTDPVSGPDIAAKMRADARCIWHVAEDAQGRIMGFQYVEPHRAHGPDVASIATFSRQGHTGLGIGSRLFAATEGAARAAGYAWIDAEIRADNIGGLAYYQSRGFEDYGRKEGYRLGDGRVVDKVLKRCDL, from the coding sequence ATGATCCACATCCGCCGCGCCGGGCCGCTGGACGCCCGCCCCATGGCCGAATTGCTGAACGAGATCATCGCGGAGGGCAGCACCACCGCCATGACCGATCCGGTCTCCGGCCCCGATATCGCCGCGAAGATGCGGGCCGATGCGCGCTGTATCTGGCATGTCGCCGAGGATGCGCAGGGCCGGATCATGGGGTTCCAATATGTCGAACCCCACCGCGCCCATGGCCCCGATGTCGCGAGCATCGCAACCTTTTCCCGGCAGGGGCACACCGGCCTGGGCATCGGCTCGCGCCTGTTCGCGGCAACGGAAGGCGCTGCGCGCGCGGCGGGATACGCCTGGATCGACGCGGAAATCCGCGCCGACAATATCGGTGGGCTGGCCTATTACCAAAGCCGCGGCTTCGAGGATTACGGCCGCAAGGAGGGTTACCGCCTGGGCGACGGTCGCGTGGTGGACAAGGTGCTGAAGCGCTGCGACCTCTGA
- a CDS encoding ActR/PrrA/RegA family redox response regulator transcription factor, protein MSDEIDLGEDRSLLLIDDDEPFLRRLAKAMEKRGFDVETAGSVAAGRAIATARPPAYAVCDLRLEDGNGLDVVEVLREKRPDCRVVVLTGYGAIATAVAAVKIGATDYLSKPADANDIINALLARGDELPPPPENPMSADRVRWEHIQRVYELCDRNVSETARRLNMHRRTLQRILAKRSPR, encoded by the coding sequence ATGAGCGACGAGATCGATCTGGGTGAGGACCGAAGCCTGCTTCTCATCGACGATGACGAGCCGTTCCTGCGCCGCCTGGCCAAGGCGATGGAGAAACGTGGCTTTGACGTGGAAACCGCAGGCTCCGTTGCGGCGGGTCGTGCCATCGCCACCGCCCGGCCCCCCGCCTATGCCGTCTGCGACCTGCGGCTGGAGGACGGCAACGGCCTGGACGTGGTGGAAGTCCTGCGCGAGAAGCGGCCCGATTGCCGCGTCGTCGTCCTGACCGGCTACGGCGCCATCGCCACCGCCGTCGCGGCAGTCAAGATCGGCGCCACCGATTACCTGTCCAAACCCGCCGACGCCAATGACATCATCAACGCCCTTCTGGCGCGCGGCGACGAATTGCCCCCGCCGCCGGAAAACCCGATGAGCGCGGATCGCGTACGTTGGGAACATATCCAGCGCGTCTACGAGCTGTGCGACCGCAACGTCAGCGAGACCGCCCGCCGTCTGAACATGCACCGCCGCACGTTGCAGCGCATCCTGGCCAAACGGTCCCCCCGCTGA